The Arabidopsis thaliana chromosome 5, partial sequence genomic interval TTTCTCCTAAACCTTTAGAAGTTTATAAAACCCAATACGGTTGAATATTGTAGTGACCATTAACTagtgcaaaaataaaattcttttaacTCTGAAATTTGCattgaaaaattatatatatgaaagtgactctctccatatgattGATACATCATCATTTTAGCATTTGCTATATGTCTAtgtctattaaataattaatgtaaactcttcaacttctaatttataggttaataatacatttattatttaatattatatattatttaattttatatattattttattttacatatttaatgtACTATTACtactttattttaatattacatgatttttcaataaaaccattttaatagcTTTTTCATActcgaagatttttttttgtaatccaaactcaaagtatgagtatataataattatgGATTAGTTAATGATTTAAGTAGGTTATTatcttaaattgatatttatataataaatcaccGAAGGTGCATAATACGTACGAAGttccatcatcaaattcttaggTTTCTAGAATCAAAGACTAACTTCtgttaaattggtttaagatGAACgttgtttataaattatgtgtatgatgaaatattgagaatgttgttagaaaaaatatattttaatactaaaaataatttcttattgCATTAGTGAATGATTcgataaataaaattatttaaattaaacgatacaaaaaaatccgaaaaaaCTGCGACAAATGATGTAGAACTCTGATATTTTCAGTggattatctttctttcttttcttgttttttttttatttttctaatgaaTTTGGGTAGCCTAGATATTTCTATTCATCCATCATATTTAGAACTCTGATATTTTCAGTggattatctttctttctttctttttttccttttctaatGAATTCGTGTAACCTAGCTATTTCTATCCATCCATCATATTTTTGTACAAGTTTTCTCGTAGAGTATGATGTAGCTAGAGTGCCTGCCAGTCTGCCACcttctcattctttctttcttttttccaccTTCTcattcttcattttattttctagcAGTAAATGTTTAGAGTTGTgtcaaaaatagaaaataaatggaTGTTGCATTCAAGCTAAGTAACCAAGAAAAAGTGTCATATTGTGATAAAGATTGCGCATGCAAAGCGATGTGCATATATGTTCATTGCAGATTGGGCTATTGGCACCACCAATATACATGCTTGCTTCATGAAACTGCtatcatttctttattttttatgtataaatttaaattaaccTATGTTTTCATATAATGGGTGCCTTTGGCCCAAGGACTTTcactttcaattttgttttcggtttaataatcaaatcttAACCTATAGTTTTTGAGAGACCATAGACCAACTATTAGTCTATTAACTGAATCTTCATAAATTCACGGAATTATACCTAAGAAAAAGgtattttgaaagaagaaaagcaaaaattgtaaatcttgGAAAACTAACTTTCTTTAATGGCAAAGTTACATACATATccttataaaattttaatggttaaaaacaaattctaattCACATCTGGCTTGCCAAACTAAttcatgatttttctttatttttctgtcaTAGGCTATAATGTAAAATGTACGCCATTGTCCCTTTCCTTCTAACAGGTTTTGTGTGGTAATTCAATTTAGCCTAAACGAATATGTATTTGCCTGACAAAAACATGTGGCATATATTCATTATTACCTATAAGTGTTGTAGCCGATATATGCCTTCAACATTAAATGGAGACCTTATcaagaatagaaaaaaaatcgaaatggAGAGGCCACGAATAAGTGGTGTATTtgttcaaaagaagaaaagaacaagtGGAGTATATGTAAAGCTGTGAAATTAGAATAATGGTTGCTCAAAAAGCACTACGTTCTATTCACATAATTTTGACTTGGTATAATTGTTCTATGCAATAGGAGATTATTATTTGGAATTACCTAATTAGAAAAACCACGACATCTACTACAATCAGAATGGTACTCTAAGGTAATTTATGCTCTGGTGCGAttctaataataacaaaaaatataaatgtatatatatgcaaaaaagATTTTTACTATTAGAACCGTACCTCACTGTACAGTTCGATTTCCATTTGAAACCTTAGATatcttatatattctttaaTTATAGATTTGATTGGGGTGATAAATTTAATCTTAAACATAGTCAAACATTCAATCATATATCTTCCATTTGTTATGATTCTTACTCTATCGCGCCAGGACTGTTTGCAATTAACGAATCCAATATCTTCGCATGTTACGGGTGCATGCAACCTATTTTCTTCAACATACATCCCTCTATTTCTAAGTAATCCatgttcaaaaataaaaatcaatttttgctttaaaaagttacatatttataatttattatgtgtagttattattctttttcgGTTTATCTCTGTAATATTATCATctaaagcaaaaataaaattataatattcaatttaataatatttctacaacacattttttattaaaaaaaaaattgtttctttttctcatattCTTCGAGAAGGTTCAGACAAGCTAGTCTGTGTTCACATTTCACATAATTATTATGTCTCTTTCATGCCAACACTTTTAATCAGAATGAGCTATCTTTCTTTTCCAGTGAATTCACGATGCTTTGACGGTCAAAGATGATTAGTTAGGTCAAAAGACAACGAACAGATAATTATCTTTGCATTCCTAGAGTGCAAATTGTGGAAATTTCGAAAAAAATTTCTGCATATTATTGTCTCGCTCGAAAGCTGATAATCTAGAACCCGTTTGTACGACAAACTTCTCTCATTTGGGCTTCGAGCTTCCCACATTTACCTTATCTTTAATTGGGTTTGAATTTTTTGGGGTTccaatataaattttaattgggcttaaaatcaaaatatggcCCATAAGCACCTTGTAATCTTGTCACAAATTAGTTTATTTCACGTCGTTTGTACTTAACAGTATCTATACCAAtgaaaaaatactatatatattcataactATTATACACATATTATGAATTTCAtggtgtaatttttttttttttaatacacaGTGTTGCTAGAGCAGTATTTGACCCCAAAAATGTATAGATGTTTAGACGATAGAAAAAATAAGTACATATAGAAATGCAATTCGTTCATGCATAACATAACAATGCAATTATTAGTGTGACAATGCAAAGTTACTAATCAAATATCAGCATCACATGAACTATTTTGGGATTTGTTAGGCTGCGACAAAGAGACCGTGACATGAGAACACTTAATCTTAGCTGTACGATGTGATGACTTCCATATCCCCACTTTAAACCTAACCCTAGCCttaacaaaaacttcaaaCCCAATCTTTCCCAACGAATTTTGAGACCTCAAATCCTTACCATTGGATTTTGAAACGGCAACGTTTTCCGCAATCAACGTTTCATCAATCTGCTTAACGTTCATCCGCGGTTGGTGAAACGGCTCCACTGTGTCGAACGCAAGCGTCTGGTCTTTGAATTTAACGAATATCTCGACGGAACTGTAGTAAACCGAGATTCTGTGGTTAGGGTTGTGCGATTGGATGGTGAATTGGAATGTAGCTGACATGTGATTGTCGTTGGTAAGGTTAAAGTTTTGAACCGAGGCGTTTTCAACAGTGTAACGAAGTTTCTTGGGTTTGGTTTCAAGCCATGTAATGAGAAAACCTACAGCTGCCATGAAGATTAGAGTTAGTATAACGAGAAAAATGTAGCATATAAGGCTAGGGCGGCGCAATGGCTGCGCTGGCGAAGTTTCCATCGGCATCAATTCTAGCTTGGGCTTGTGACACATTGGtttatatgtatgttaatgtttgtatatatagagtatATACTTGTGATGCAAGATACTTGGAAAGTGCCTTGTATTCTGATGTTCTTTTCTTCAGCTGTAGAGCGATCAGAGATATATGAGTTATTTGTTATTGTCCCTTTAGAACATTTTTGTCCCATATACTTTGCTTTCCCATCGACTTTGCTTCTAGCAATTGTAAGACAACACTCAAACTGGCAAGTGGGAGTGTGGGACATGACcctatataatatttttatgtttaaaagcTTATTTTCAAGAAGACAGATCATTTTAGGCCTCACACCAAAGCTTATTCTTAGTgtcattaattaaaattaacttGTTACAATAGGAACAAATATCACCTGCGAAGATCTCGTCTATTTGATCATTCTTGTTCTTATTGTCATTAGTATGCACATAAAAATTGTAGCACCTTAACATTTGTTTATAAACTAGGTTTTAACTCGTGGTATACAGTGATCgatttttataatcaaaaaatttaaattttaagttgtatatgttttattaatattgtttattttgtttagtatttagtattgtataattgtattttgattgtaaGTTCCAAGAAATTTCACTTGTAATATATCGTCTCATATTAATATCTATCCAAATCCGTCACACTATATATCCCCGTCCAACAAtattaaacatcattttgttattcttcttttaacttatatttctatttaaaagACATCTGATTCAActcaatttaaagtttttttaaaatggttcacataatatatatatttttaattgttatagaTCTCagaaattattaatattatcaactttttatagaatttatatattaaaactatattacACATTTtacaaagtttaaaatttttaaagttcaaatatttataatatttgaaacttCATATAAGTTTGaacataataaatattttgaaattttttactatctttaatttattaaataaataacgtGAGTAAACTGGATaacacttttaattttgtgaCAAAAAGACATTACTGATCGACGTTTcttgtaataaaataaaaaatgtcttgttttcatatattttaagttGATGTCTCATGCTTCTAGTCACTGTCTGAAAAAAATTAGcctgtttttatttatatgaatttaataGAATCTAACGGTAATTTAATTCCTTATAAAACTCTATCATAATCgttgtaaatttaaaatataaaaataaaataatttgaaaaaaatagtaaaacataagcaaaaattaagcaaaaatatgtatataaaataatcatatGATTAGTAGTGGAACTCATTACCAACTTCACTGTTAATCATATTCAAAATCTACCATATTCATCAACAATATAAACGAATAATCCATTGGTGATTCATCAACCATCTCTAGACTCTAGATTACGCATCATTCGTTGATAATGCAAgcgaaataaatttataataggCTAGACAGAAGATTACAAGACTTTATTCAAATCTGAATctattaaaaaccaaaaacttctTCTAACGTTAAACATTTCGATCTTGTAGATCCAAACCAATAAAGCATGTATTACTCTATTTAGTTGTTCAAATAACTGCACCTTCAACAATAATGAcccatatttttatttttatttttatttttaataatgatCCATATACCAACCCTATTTTCCATATAAATTAAACCACTAGGAATCACTCGAAAATAAATGATTGATATGTCGAAGGAAGAACCACTCGAAAATAAAGGTTTTCATTCGTTGAGTAACCTTTCAAATGTAAGTTATTACAAACACGTTATTggaaattattataattagcatagaatttttattatattaacaataaatcaacttctttaattataaaatataatttaaaatataaagaataaaatttaGGAGAaacttaaattgttttatatagttatatctCATTgatatgataaattaatatatataatgtttaaatttaaaagttaacaCAGAAAATTAATctacaaacaatatatatatatatatatatatatatatatgattttgtaatttgagTAGTTAATGCATGAACTCAAACATCAATCTTTGGTAATGCAAGTGACATGAATCTATAATAGCCTAGACACAAATACAAATGCTTTATTCAAATTTGAGTGAGTCCATGGCGGACCCACTAAAGAAGGAAGGGGGTCACTTGACCCcccttaaaaatatataaaaaacatttagtccttttaaaatcctaaAGTGCCAGTATCATATTTGGTAATTCTCAAAGTGGTGACATCTCTTCTACCATGTTCGATTCTTGTagacataattattttttcattttttaagtttatatttatttttctgaaaatcaCAACATATTTGGAGGATTTAAAGTAGCaatatttgtgtttgatactaaattaataaatataaattataaattaacaaaaaggtttagtgtttttgtaatattattttgaaatatattatacgatataaaaaattttaaaattatttattttatgactccaataaaaattatttttgggtcCGTCAATCTATTAAAAGCGTAAGAATATTTGAAGACAAAAATACGAAAGTTTACTATCAATTATTCTTTGATCTGACACCGCAGTCTGTCATTATCAAAGGCAATTTCATCTACAAATTTACATGTGACAAGAAATGTTGtaggttttgaaaattgttttcagTTGTGGTAGATTTTGAATGAGAAGCGGTACATTTGCAAGATTCCCAAAAATTAAAGactaataaaatatatttaattattgatgCTACAAATCTTCGAAACATTTTTTATGCAAATTTACGAAGTTAGCCCAATAAGTTATTATACGAGTACGGCCCATTTAAGTTATCTACAGCCCAATATCAATTTCCCAGATCGTCACGTCCAAATTTGTCGGTTCATACACCTCCGCGGCTCGGTACAAATCCCAAATTCCCCAAATGATTCACTGAGTCGACTCGACCTCCTCATATCCCAAGTGAGATCTTCTTATTGTTTATCCGTTTGGTTCgtgattataaattttaaatcttgCAAGATGTTCTCATACAGTTATCGCTACAGATTTCGTTCGAATTGTTTGGTTGAAATGTTTGGATTATGGATTCAGGACCCTTGATTTTGCTCTTTACTTGATTAAGAACATCTCGACGGATTCTAATTGGTTTTCTTATTGTATAAATGTAGTTTTTGTCGAATAATACTGGATTTAGGGCTTTTCGTGTATAAAAACTGTTACTTTTGGCACATCACCTGTGAGATCAATTTAAAAAACCATTGAGGTTCTGATCTATATCTGATTCTCACTTATGTCTTGATTTCACCATCTGATATTGATCAGTTTATCTGGAACTGATGTTGTAAACCATGTCTTGTCTGTGAAAAAACAAGCTCTGTGTTATGTATCTAAATGTTGACACATGAATTTCAGTGTTTCACAATGTCataattcttgttttgttaccTATATGCTATTAGGTGTTAGCGTCTGAGTTCAAATGATCATTTTATAACCCTTATGATGTGACACTGAttccaattttgattttggtttctctctagatttttttgtttgggttacAAAGCCAAAACGAGAGATTACAATGGCACCATCACGTAACATCGTTGTAGCCACCGGTTTGGTTCTTTTCGCATCTGCAGGCTTAGCTTTCCCCTTTTACATGGCGTAAGCACCCTATTCTATCtctcaaatgttattttctCATCTTGTGGTATGACATTTGTTGTTTACTCTGTCTCATTTGGGTTGCAGATCTTCGAAACAACCAGTTATCGATCCAACAAAACCATTACCTCCTCAAGCAACTTTTAGAGGACCTTACATAAACACAGGCTCACGCGATGTTGGACCTGATCATCGAACTTACCCAAAGAAATGATCCAATCAAGTCAAAACAATTACGCAGGTGTTTTCATTGTGAGCTTTGTATTCATAAGATAATATCGTTTTGTAGTTTGTTCTCCAATCCATTTAAGTCGTTGTCCTTCATGTAACACCAGTCCAACTTAACCATTGAATGTAACTGAAGAAACAGATTTATTCCTGCATAAGAACTTGATTTTTGATTGTCTAAAAAGTTTTGAGACTCAAAATCACATAACTTGGACAATACTTCTCAAATCAAAGCTTAGATATATACGCAATGAGAATCactgtttcaattttttttatctcagtTAAAGTGGAGCTCTTTAGATtctaatcaaaattaacaGATTTGAGAAATTGAGCAATGAAATTGCAATCGAACATTGGAAAATTAAGTAGATTTCATAGCCGTGCCATaaattaaaaccctaattcccaTATTACATAACCCTCAAAGATACCCAAAAGCATAAACCCTATTTCACATTCcaactactactactacttctCCTCCATTACAAAACCACATTCCAAATCTAAGAACTCGTAAACTTCGTAACCGCCTTAGTCCCTTCAGAAACAGCATGTTTCGCCAACTCTCCAGGCAACACAAGTCTCACCGCAGTCTGAATCTCCCTAGAAGTAATCGTCGGCTTCTTGTTGTACCTCGCAAGCTTCGAAGACTCACCAGCAAGTTTCTCAAAGATATCATTGATGAAACTGTTCATGATTCCCATGGCTTTGCTGGAGATTCCGATATCTGGATGAACTTGCTTCAACACCTTGAAGATGTAGATCTTGTATGTCTCAACgttcttctttgatctcttcttcttcttgtctccGGCGCCGGCTGGTTCCTTCGGGAGTTTCTTTCCggcttttggtttcttctctgcCGCTGCTGCTGGTTCGGCTGCCGGAGTTTTCTCTGCCGGTTTCTTCTCCGCTGGTTTCTTATCTGCCTTCGccattttcaaacttttctagggagtgagttttttttgctgtgatggttttgatttgataCTGTTATCTTCGAgaattgtgtgtttgtttatataagaGAATAGGAAGAGATCTGATTAGTTAAGATACTGAAACGCGGATGCGTGACGTGGAGATATGAGTGCTGTTCGATGAAGGGTTTTGGTGAATGGATGGTTCAGATCTATTTTACTTTAATGCGCGAgtgattttaaatttctttttcgaAATATTGAAAAATTCGAATTTTCTGTTGCGCTTTTTGTTATCCGCCATAAGTTCATGAAGCggcaaagagagaaaaagtttttGGCGTGGATAGCTGACGTGGTTACTTTTGATCCGTCTACCAATGAACGGCTATGATTTTACCGTATCTACAAAGTTGGTAACAACTTTTTCCTATCTAACATTTTTATGGAAATGAAGAACTAATGCATAATTATAAGTTTTCAACTCTTTCaaaattcttcaaaaataACCAACTTTTTATAgatacaaattttgaatttctctAAAATACAAACATTTAGTTCAGCTTAATAAGTTGGACTCATCTTAATAAGTTAATATGTAGTTGTATTTTAACAGAGTTAACGatgtttcttatattttcttaaaattctGCATGATATATCAATAGATAGTTGTTGATTAATCTGAGAAGTGAGAGACGtattaaacataaattttgattctCACTGATTCCACATATTTCTGAGATTAGTGAAAATCTATGCATGATACCCATCAGAaccaaaatcatttgtaaCATTAACGTTAATGCACAAGTCACTATGATACAAATCTGTATATTATCTTATCTTTGTGACATTAATTTAGAGAATATAGAAACtcgtgaaaagaaaaagaacaaaaaaaagagagggagTGAATGCACGTGTCATTTCTTGAGATATCGTCTATGAAATCTCTATAGACCTCAAACTTCCTATGTTCTTACTTTAGGGTGATTGTCGGCGGCTTGGACGACCCATGTGCCGGTACGTGgcccaaaaacaaagaaacgtGGCTCATCAGCTTGTCTTTCCTAGAAAATTTAGTCCCACAAGAGCAAACCCACTTTATATCCCCACAATGCTTCTCGTGTGTCCTAAGATCAGACAGAACCGAGAAATGCTTCACACTACATCTCCTGCACATATACATTTTGGGACAATGACTCCTCTTGTAATGATTCTTGGCGCAAATCACAGATTTCAACGGTTGAAACTTCTCGTGCCTCTGGTTCCATCTACACCCGTGTTGAGGACAGGAGTAGTAATGTTTCTTTAACGAGTATCCTCCTTTCTTGTCTTGGCTCGTTGGGCTGATCAAGGCCTCACGTGTCTTGTACTCATCCCCGTGCGCTCTCATGTGCATCCTTAGATTAGCGTCTCTCTTAAACCCTTTCCCACAAATCTGGCAGTAATGCGTGTATTTCGCTAGTAGGTCCGCTACGTCTAGCTCCAGTATATCGTAGCTCCCGGAACTTGGTTTAGAACgatgtttatcttttttagggtttatggtttcGGTGTTGTACCAATCAAGATTCTGGTCGGGAAACGAGATCTGCCCTCTTTCTTGGACACCAAAAAGGTTGGTCGACTCTTGCACAAAATCATGACCCGGGTCGGTTTCTTGTCGGGAAAACTCCAAAACCATTGCATCTACGGTTTGATCATTATCGAtatcgttgttgttgttgttagatCCGATTTGGAGTTGTTGGCAAGTATATAACATGGATGAAGCAGCCGTGATGATCTCTTGAACCAAACTTCCGATGTTAGCCACGGCCAAAGACGTTGACCCCGAGGATTGGTTAATGTTATTAGTAGATACCATGTAGAAGCTGACCAGAGATTGGATCTGATGGACTTTTTCATGTAAGGTAGATAGATTGTATAGAAGAGAGAGTGAAACGTCGTCGTCTTCCATTGATTTCGTCCCGGTCGTGGTCACGGGATTAACATAGATTTGTTTTGAGGAAGTACTGGTCTCCCCGGAGAAGCTAGAGATTGATCCTTCAACTTTCTTTGCAATATGCTCATCTCGATTCATCATATGTATATGCATGTATATGAAGAATCTAGCTTgagttttgttcttatattttctttggattttgttgaatctttaAATTCTTTGTggtatatttgtttcatatatatgcCAGACGGTCCAGACTCTAGAGAGATGCAATGAAGAAGACACCCTACCCTCTACCGTATAAAATACTCGCGAGTTGTGACATACATTCACACAAAataacacacacaaacaaatacaTGTCACACATatagtaatttattttttcgtttCACTTTATCAAACATCTTAAAATCGGAAAGATTATACTAAATTGagtaaaatttgaaaactaagCTATTGAACCTAACTATATTTTGAACCTTGCAGTTTATTAGTGatttaaaatccaaaagatattttgatccaaacaaaatattgtaattaaaaaaaaaaacattctaattgatatattatgtcaagtaatgtttttttttcttaatttagaAGTTagaatttaagaattttatgttttctagAGACGGGACACACGTTAGGTTACATTCATCtgttttagaaagaaaaaaaaaattagcgGGGGTTGATGAACCCTTAATCAACCATTGGGCCAAAGGACTTCCACAActatatttgtttatgtttatgtttgattttatttaaaatcagatatttaattaaagatttacaaagatgttttaaattaaaaagacaTCTAGACGTTTATAAATATACGATACATAGAAGTTGTAAATAATGTCTTTTTGTCAATAATGACAATAATATGCAATATACAGATTTTGATGAACCCGGATGCTGGCAAGAGAAAACGCTAGAAAAGTTCAATAGACTAAGTTTTTGTCGTCATGAAtgatgttttttcttctctctaaatGCATTTGTCATGTATATGAATTATTTACATTAGGTTGAAAATGGAATAATAGAAGTATGTGATGTGGTTAGGATTAACTTGGAAGTCAACTCGAGATAGCAAAAGCGACCATCCCCACATAAATCCTCCCCCGGATGAAACCTTAACTAGACTTTGTCAGCTACATCTTATGAGTTAAATAAACGAAGAAGGTCAATCCCGATGTAATTAAAGAATGATTAACCTAAGTCAAGTGTTAGTGTTCTTTCATGGCCTTTTCTTGTATTGTTCTATATACAATACGTTCTGTAACTGTCAAGCTCACATCTATATAATATCTTATGTCAAATCcaatcctttaaaaaaaaagttgcgACTACATTCAGTTCTCTTATCTGCTTACATgcacacatatttttttttcttttcatgcaCACATATTTGTACACGCGTGCATATACGATTATATGATTGGATCTTACATGAAATGTTTATAATGTGGCCATCGGCATGAGTTgcaattatattaaataaatattgctTATGCGTgctcattttttaatttcggAAGAAGTAGTTTTGTTGGTgactaatcaaaatttctatGCAGTGATGATGATATGGGTGATCAATGCTGTTTCTTGGGGTTAGCTTTGGTGAGTTACGTTACTTTTTGTcctttagaagaaaaaaatgccACGTTAGTTAAcgctttttaaaaaaaagaagttgcTGCTACCATTACAGTGACAGTGTATTCCACATGCGATTCTAGTAGAgttttttagttctttttgCTGGGAACCAACCTGCAAACCACATTTGTAAATAAGACGTTATTAAACCAGACTTCACTAATATAGGCCAGTCGAACTGGCTCACCACA includes:
- a CDS encoding Late embryogenesis abundant (LEA) hydroxyproline-rich glycoprotein family (Late embryogenesis abundant (LEA) hydroxyproline-rich glycoprotein family; CONTAINS InterPro DOMAIN/s: Late embryogenesis abundant protein, group 2 (InterPro:IPR004864); BEST Arabidopsis thaliana protein match is: Late embryogenesis abundant (LEA) hydroxyproline-rich glycoprotein family (TAIR:AT1G08160.1); Has 1807 Blast hits to 1807 proteins in 277 species: Archae - 0; Bacteria - 0; Metazoa - 736; Fungi - 347; Plants - 385; Viruses - 0; Other Eukaryotes - 339 (source: NCBI BLink).), whose amino-acid sequence is MCHKPKLELMPMETSPAQPLRRPSLICYIFLVILTLIFMAAVGFLITWLETKPKKLRYTVENASVQNFNLTNDNHMSATFQFTIQSHNPNHRISVYYSSVEIFVKFKDQTLAFDTVEPFHQPRMNVKQIDETLIAENVAVSKSNGKDLRSQNSLGKIGFEVFVKARVRFKVGIWKSSHRTAKIKCSHVTVSLSQPNKSQNSSCDADI
- a CDS encoding uncharacterized protein (unknown protein; FUNCTIONS IN: molecular_function unknown; INVOLVED IN: biological_process unknown; LOCATED IN: endomembrane system; EXPRESSED IN: 24 plant structures; EXPRESSED DURING: 15 growth stages; Has 32 Blast hits to 32 proteins in 16 species: Archae - 0; Bacteria - 0; Metazoa - 0; Fungi - 0; Plants - 30; Viruses - 0; Other Eukaryotes - 2 (source: NCBI BLink).), which produces MAPSRNIVVATGLVLFASAGLAFPFYMASSKQPVIDPTKPLPPQATFRGPYINTGSRDVGPDHRTYPKK
- the HTB2 gene encoding histone B2 (histone B2 (HTB2); FUNCTIONS IN: DNA binding; INVOLVED IN: nucleosome assembly; LOCATED IN: nucleolus, nucleus; EXPRESSED IN: 22 plant structures; EXPRESSED DURING: 13 growth stages; CONTAINS InterPro DOMAIN/s: Histone H2B (InterPro:IPR000558), Histone-fold (InterPro:IPR009072), Histone core (InterPro:IPR007125); BEST Arabidopsis thaliana protein match is: Histone superfamily protein (TAIR:AT3G45980.1); Has 1807 Blast hits to 1807 proteins in 277 species: Archae - 0; Bacteria - 0; Metazoa - 736; Fungi - 347; Plants - 385; Viruses - 0; Other Eukaryotes - 339 (source: NCBI BLink).), encoding MAKADKKPAEKKPAEKTPAAEPAAAAEKKPKAGKKLPKEPAGAGDKKKKRSKKNVETYKIYIFKVLKQVHPDIGISSKAMGIMNSFINDIFEKLAGESSKLARYNKKPTITSREIQTAVRLVLPGELAKHAVSEGTKAVTKFTSS
- a CDS encoding C2H2 and C2HC zinc fingers superfamily protein (C2H2 and C2HC zinc fingers superfamily protein; FUNCTIONS IN: sequence-specific DNA binding transcription factor activity; INVOLVED IN: response to chitin, regulation of transcription; LOCATED IN: intracellular; EXPRESSED IN: root; CONTAINS InterPro DOMAIN/s: Zinc finger, C2H2-like (InterPro:IPR015880), Zinc finger, C2H2-type (InterPro:IPR007087); BEST Arabidopsis thaliana protein match is: C2H2 and C2HC zinc fingers superfamily protein (TAIR:AT1G34370.1); Has 32454 Blast hits to 15503 proteins in 208 species: Archae - 0; Bacteria - 0; Metazoa - 30756; Fungi - 38; Plants - 696; Viruses - 0; Other Eukaryotes - 964 (source: NCBI BLink).) produces the protein MHIHMMNRDEHIAKKVEGSISSFSGETSTSSKQIYVNPVTTTGTKSMEDDDVSLSLLYNLSTLHEKVHQIQSLVSFYMVSTNNINQSSGSTSLAVANIGSLVQEIITAASSMLYTCQQLQIGSNNNNNDIDNDQTVDAMVLEFSRQETDPGHDFVQESTNLFGVQERGQISFPDQNLDWYNTETINPKKDKHRSKPSSGSYDILELDVADLLAKYTHYCQICGKGFKRDANLRMHMRAHGDEYKTREALISPTSQDKKGGYSLKKHYYSCPQHGCRWNQRHEKFQPLKSVICAKNHYKRSHCPKMYMCRRCSVKHFSVLSDLRTHEKHCGDIKWVCSCGTKFSRKDKLMSHVSLFLGHVPAHGSSKPPTITLK